Proteins encoded in a region of the Puniceibacterium sp. IMCC21224 genome:
- a CDS encoding universal stress protein: MSGKFVVGYDGSAAGRRALDFALDRAETQGGSVVLAHVLEWSPYSFLTPMELEERHKRRGEELERAETAIMAPIRDKVAERGVPVETVIKYGHIAEKLCEITKSVGGTQMVVGRDGTGALASRVFGSVAGTLVQIAPVPCTIVP, translated from the coding sequence ATGTCGGGTAAATTCGTCGTCGGATACGACGGCAGTGCAGCGGGCCGACGCGCGCTCGACTTTGCGCTGGACCGCGCAGAGACGCAGGGTGGCAGCGTTGTGCTGGCGCATGTGCTGGAATGGTCGCCCTATTCGTTCCTGACCCCGATGGAGCTGGAAGAGCGACACAAGCGCCGCGGAGAAGAGCTCGAGCGGGCCGAGACCGCGATCATGGCACCCATTCGCGACAAGGTGGCCGAACGTGGCGTGCCGGTCGAGACGGTGATCAAATACGGTCACATCGCGGAAAAGCTGTGCGAGATCACCAAAAGCGTGGGTGGAACGCAGATGGTCGTCGGCCGGGACGGCACCGGGGCGCTGGCGAGTCGTGTGTTCGGATCGGTCGCGGGCACATTGGTGCAGATTGCGCCGGTGCCCTGCACCATCGTCCCATGA
- a CDS encoding sodium:alanine symporter family protein, with the protein MQTIPRAAVAATQRAALAAAALALAAGQAGAQSIDDQVNAMFASSTGWFVNFIFSPFPGTSFPWIVGWLVVAATVFTLYFGFVQFRYFGHAISLVKGDYSDPDDAGEVSHFQALATALSGTVGLGNIAGVAVAIGIGGPGATFWMILCGLLGMASKFTECTLGVKYRNEYADGTVSGGPMYYLTKGFAERGTPGGKFLAVLFSIFCILGALGGGNMFQANQAHAQLTNVLGDYPGWITGVIFAGIVFAVIIGGLKSIAQVTEKVVPIMGVLYVGTALIIILLNYDQIGWAFGQIFAGAFTGLGVAGGFVGALIQGFKRAAFSNEAGVGSAAIAHSAVRTKEPITEGFVSLLEPLIDTVVICTMTALVIIITGQLVSDPETGLYLLNDAGTAIKTVGDTSGVALTSAAFSASFGGFKYILAIAVIMFAFSTMISWSYYGLKAWTYLFGEGKTTELVFKVIFCIFVVIGAAASLGPVIDFSDAAIFAMAIVNITGLYFLMPIVMKELKSYTTRLKAGEIKKFV; encoded by the coding sequence ATGCAAACGATACCTCGCGCAGCGGTTGCTGCGACACAACGCGCGGCACTGGCTGCGGCAGCATTGGCGCTGGCCGCCGGGCAGGCCGGGGCGCAGTCGATTGACGATCAGGTGAATGCCATGTTCGCCTCGTCGACCGGCTGGTTCGTGAATTTCATCTTTAGCCCGTTCCCCGGAACATCGTTCCCGTGGATCGTTGGCTGGCTGGTCGTCGCGGCGACGGTTTTTACACTCTACTTTGGTTTTGTGCAGTTTCGCTACTTCGGACATGCTATTTCGCTGGTCAAAGGCGACTATTCTGATCCCGATGACGCGGGCGAGGTCAGCCATTTTCAGGCGCTGGCCACGGCGCTGTCGGGGACGGTGGGTCTGGGAAACATTGCGGGCGTCGCGGTGGCCATCGGCATTGGCGGACCCGGCGCAACCTTTTGGATGATCCTTTGTGGTCTGTTGGGCATGGCGTCCAAATTCACCGAATGTACGCTGGGCGTGAAATACCGCAACGAATATGCAGATGGCACCGTTTCGGGTGGCCCGATGTACTACCTGACCAAGGGGTTTGCCGAGCGCGGCACGCCGGGTGGCAAATTCCTTGCCGTGCTGTTTTCGATCTTCTGTATCCTTGGCGCGCTGGGCGGCGGCAACATGTTTCAGGCCAATCAGGCGCATGCGCAGCTGACCAACGTTCTGGGTGACTATCCGGGCTGGATCACTGGCGTGATCTTTGCTGGTATTGTGTTTGCCGTGATCATCGGCGGGCTCAAGTCCATCGCGCAGGTCACCGAAAAGGTGGTGCCGATCATGGGCGTGCTCTATGTCGGGACGGCGTTGATCATCATCCTGTTGAACTACGATCAGATCGGCTGGGCCTTTGGCCAGATCTTTGCCGGGGCCTTTACCGGACTGGGTGTTGCCGGCGGCTTTGTCGGGGCGCTGATCCAGGGCTTTAAACGGGCGGCGTTCTCGAACGAGGCGGGCGTTGGCTCTGCCGCGATTGCCCACTCGGCCGTGCGGACCAAGGAACCGATCACCGAAGGCTTCGTGTCACTGCTGGAACCGCTGATCGACACGGTGGTGATCTGCACGATGACCGCGCTGGTCATCATCATCACCGGTCAGCTTGTGTCTGATCCCGAAACCGGCCTGTATCTGCTGAACGACGCCGGCACGGCGATCAAGACGGTGGGTGATACGTCCGGTGTGGCGCTGACCTCGGCGGCGTTCTCGGCCTCCTTCGGCGGGTTCAAGTACATCCTTGCGATTGCGGTCATCATGTTCGCCTTTTCCACGATGATCTCGTGGTCCTACTACGGGCTCAAGGCGTGGACCTATCTGTTCGGTGAAGGCAAGACGACCGAACTGGTGTTCAAGGTGATCTTTTGCATCTTTGTCGTCATCGGCGCGGCGGCAAGTCTGGGACCGGTCATCGACTTTTCGGATGCGGCGATCTTTGCCATGGCGATCGTCAACATCACGGGCCTGTATTTCCTGATGCCCATCGTGATGAAAGAGCTGAAGAGCTATACGACACGGTTGAAGGCGGGCGAGATCAAGAAGTTCGTCTGA